One genomic segment of Sphingomonas sp. KR3-1 includes these proteins:
- a CDS encoding ammonium transporter, with translation MKEEARKELSGAVGWAAAMIALAFVAAFAHRQGYIDDDMKVRVIAMNGLWIAWYGNRIPKAFVPSACARAAKRVIGWSMVLSGLVYAGVFAFAPMPLALTLGTGAVLTGILVSLGYSLWLATKAKTKTA, from the coding sequence ATGAAAGAGGAAGCACGAAAGGAACTGTCCGGCGCCGTCGGCTGGGCCGCCGCGATGATCGCCTTGGCATTCGTTGCCGCCTTCGCGCACCGGCAGGGCTATATCGACGACGACATGAAAGTCCGGGTGATCGCGATGAACGGGCTCTGGATCGCTTGGTACGGCAATCGAATCCCGAAGGCGTTCGTCCCGAGCGCCTGCGCACGGGCAGCCAAGCGGGTCATCGGGTGGTCCATGGTATTGAGCGGCCTTGTCTATGCCGGGGTGTTTGCGTTCGCGCCGATGCCGCTCGCGCTGACCCTCGGGACCGGCGCGGTCCTGACGGGGATTCTTGTCTCGCTCGGCTACAGCCTGTGGCTGGCGACCAAGGCGAAGACGAAGACCGCCTGA
- the trbJ gene encoding P-type conjugative transfer protein TrbJ, producing MRTPSSARKTIIASLLGCGAAVSLGMGLLTSMPAHAQITVFDPTNYSQNILTAARTLQQINNQIQSLQNEATMLRGLEFNLARTDFPDFAALVSRMQEIGALIQQAQGITFRVGQVDQQFRQLFPDFDARVGASGIAAQAKIQLDTAMAGFRHTMKVQADVAENIEADAVTLQKLSEKSQNAVGGLQAAQATNQLLALAAKQQLQIQQLLAAQFRADATDAARRAQAEIDGRAATKKFLGSGSAYTPR from the coding sequence ATGCGTACCCCTTCATCCGCCAGGAAGACGATCATCGCTTCGCTGCTCGGTTGCGGTGCCGCGGTGTCGCTCGGCATGGGTCTGCTCACCAGCATGCCGGCGCACGCGCAGATCACCGTGTTCGATCCCACCAACTACAGCCAGAATATCCTCACTGCGGCGCGGACTCTCCAGCAGATCAACAACCAGATCCAGTCGCTCCAGAACGAGGCGACGATGCTGCGCGGTCTTGAGTTCAACCTGGCGCGCACCGACTTTCCGGACTTCGCGGCACTGGTCTCGCGGATGCAGGAGATCGGCGCGCTGATCCAGCAGGCGCAGGGTATCACGTTTCGCGTTGGCCAGGTCGACCAGCAGTTCCGCCAGCTTTTCCCCGATTTCGACGCCAGGGTCGGCGCCAGCGGGATCGCCGCCCAGGCCAAGATCCAGCTCGACACCGCGATGGCGGGCTTCCGCCACACCATGAAAGTCCAGGCGGACGTCGCCGAGAATATCGAAGCCGATGCGGTCACGCTGCAGAAGCTTTCCGAGAAGAGCCAGAACGCGGTCGGCGGTCTCCAGGCCGCCCAGGCGACCAACCAGCTGCTTGCGCTCGCCGCCAAGCAGCAGCTCCAGATCCAGCAGCTGCTCGCCGCCCAGTTCCGCGCCGATGCGACCGATGCCGCGCGCCGTGCGCAGGCCGAGATCGACGGGCGCGCGGCAACCAAGAAGTTCCTCGGGTCCGGCTCGGCCTACACGCCCCGGTAG
- the trbB gene encoding P-type conjugative transfer ATPase TrbB gives MTGAVSADRRRAMLRTAMGPAIAAAMADARVIEIMVNPDGALRVDILGEGRVDTDVRLDPDQIERIIRLVASHARAEVHGEAPIVSAELPPHIEGRAGERFEGILPPVAVGPCFSIRKPATRLYTLDDYVGDGLMSQAAADRLKAAVFQRFNILVAGGTSSGKTTLANALLAEMAWVDERVILIEDTRELQSPAPDTVALRTRPGVVTMADLVRSTLRLRPDRIVVGEVRGPEALDMLKAWNTGHPGGIATVHANSAASALFRVEQLVQEAVVTVPRRLIAEAIDLIVYIAGRGVDRRIETIARVAGLDPDGNYSLVDLLNPADPKGE, from the coding sequence ATGACCGGCGCCGTTTCTGCCGATCGGCGCCGGGCAATGCTGCGTACGGCCATGGGCCCGGCGATCGCGGCCGCGATGGCCGACGCGCGCGTGATCGAGATCATGGTCAATCCCGATGGTGCGCTGCGCGTCGACATCCTGGGCGAGGGCAGGGTCGATACCGATGTCCGGCTCGATCCGGACCAGATCGAGCGGATCATCCGCCTGGTCGCGAGCCATGCGCGGGCTGAGGTTCATGGCGAGGCACCGATCGTGTCGGCCGAGCTGCCGCCACACATCGAAGGTCGGGCGGGCGAGCGGTTCGAGGGTATCCTGCCGCCGGTTGCGGTTGGCCCGTGCTTCTCGATCCGCAAGCCGGCGACGCGGCTCTACACGCTCGACGACTATGTCGGCGATGGGCTGATGAGCCAGGCCGCGGCTGACCGGCTGAAGGCGGCCGTCTTTCAGCGCTTCAACATCCTGGTCGCGGGCGGCACCAGCTCGGGGAAAACGACGCTGGCCAATGCGCTGCTGGCGGAGATGGCCTGGGTCGATGAGCGGGTCATCCTGATCGAGGACACGCGCGAGCTGCAAAGTCCGGCCCCGGATACGGTCGCGCTCCGCACCCGCCCCGGCGTCGTGACCATGGCCGACCTGGTCCGCTCGACCTTGAGGCTGCGGCCCGACCGTATCGTCGTCGGCGAGGTCCGCGGGCCCGAGGCGCTGGACATGCTCAAGGCCTGGAACACTGGCCACCCGGGCGGCATCGCGACCGTGCATGCCAACAGCGCGGCGTCCGCGCTCTTCCGCGTCGAGCAGCTTGTCCAGGAAGCCGTCGTCACCGTGCCCAGGCGGCTGATCGCCGAGGCAATCGACCTCATCGTCTACATCGCCGGCCGCGGTGTGGACCGCCGGATAGAAACCATCGCCCGCGTCGCCGGGCTCGATCCCGACGGCAATTACAGCCTCGTCGACCTCCTCAATCCTGCCGATCCCAAAGGAGAATGA
- a CDS encoding VirB3 family type IV secretion system protein — MIGSGGHIEGFEAPIHSSLGSPILLGGAPRAIAIVNGTVAAAVGLGLQQWIAGILLWAVGHSLAVFAARRDPDFAAVLVRHLRQKGHFAC; from the coding sequence GTGATCGGGAGCGGCGGGCATATCGAAGGCTTCGAGGCGCCGATCCATTCCAGCCTCGGTTCGCCGATTCTGCTGGGCGGGGCGCCGCGTGCCATCGCGATCGTCAACGGCACGGTCGCCGCTGCGGTGGGCCTCGGCCTCCAGCAATGGATCGCCGGCATCCTCCTTTGGGCGGTGGGGCACAGCCTCGCCGTCTTCGCTGCCCGCCGCGACCCGGACTTCGCCGCCGTGCTGGTCCGCCATCTTCGCCAGAAAGGGCATTTCGCGTGCTGA
- a CDS encoding conjugal transfer protein TraG has product MTPTKLLIGQIIVVFAIVIGGIWFATQWAAEALAYQPELGAPWFHAFGRPIYRPWALFAWWYHFDAYAPELFDRAGEIAAASGFVGCGAAVFGSLWRARQRRNITTYGSARWASYAEVRRAGLLDPCGVFLGRTGPDYLRHDGPEHVMAFAPTRSGKGVGLVVPTLLGWTGSAVVHDIKGENWQLTAGWRARFSHCLLFNPTDARSARYNPLLEVRRGTEEVRDVQNIADILVDPEGALERRSHWEKTSHSLLVGAILHVLYAEEEKTLARVATFLSDPQRPFKATLQRMMTTNHLGTPEAPRVHPVVASAAREVLNKSENERSGVLSTAMSFLGLYRDPTVAEVTSRSDWRIADLVEGKSPVSLYLVVPPSDISRTKPLVRLVLNQIGRRLTERLHAEKAGGRHKLLMMLDEFPALGRLDFFETSLAFMAGYGVRAFLIAQSLNQIEKAYGEHNSILDNCHVRIAFATNDERTAKRISDALGTATEQRAMRNYAGHRLAPWLAHVMVSRQETARALLTPGEVMQLPPSDELVLIAGTPPIRAKKLRYFEDTSFTSRVLPPPLLMIGAYADRPLSRADDWNGVVRGVDARLAGDEETDGNAASGGLEQARHPALEPEKPVEPEPATADPLGLGDDDSDPAGEKRAMYHAQTLGAARTVYAIDAAGGRANDLQLDL; this is encoded by the coding sequence GTGACCCCGACCAAGCTACTCATCGGCCAGATCATCGTGGTGTTCGCCATCGTGATCGGCGGCATCTGGTTCGCGACCCAATGGGCTGCTGAGGCCCTGGCTTATCAACCCGAGTTAGGCGCCCCCTGGTTCCACGCGTTCGGGCGGCCGATCTATCGGCCCTGGGCACTGTTCGCCTGGTGGTACCACTTCGATGCCTATGCCCCGGAGCTCTTCGACCGCGCCGGCGAGATTGCTGCTGCCAGCGGTTTCGTCGGCTGTGGTGCTGCCGTGTTCGGTTCGCTGTGGCGCGCGCGGCAGCGTCGCAACATCACCACCTATGGCTCGGCGCGCTGGGCGAGCTATGCCGAGGTGCGGCGCGCGGGTCTGCTCGATCCTTGCGGCGTATTCCTTGGTCGGACCGGGCCCGATTATCTGCGTCACGATGGCCCCGAGCATGTCATGGCCTTTGCTCCAACCCGGTCGGGCAAGGGTGTCGGCTTGGTCGTTCCGACCTTGCTCGGCTGGACCGGTTCCGCTGTCGTCCACGACATCAAGGGTGAGAACTGGCAGCTGACCGCCGGCTGGCGCGCACGCTTCTCGCATTGCCTGCTGTTCAATCCGACCGACGCCCGCTCTGCACGGTACAATCCGTTGCTTGAGGTTCGTCGGGGCACCGAGGAAGTGCGCGATGTCCAGAACATCGCGGATATCCTGGTCGATCCGGAAGGGGCACTGGAGCGTCGATCGCACTGGGAAAAGACCAGTCATTCGCTGCTGGTCGGCGCCATCCTCCATGTTCTGTACGCCGAGGAGGAGAAGACGCTCGCGCGCGTCGCGACCTTCCTCTCCGATCCGCAGCGGCCCTTCAAGGCGACGCTGCAACGGATGATGACCACCAATCATCTCGGCACGCCCGAGGCGCCGCGGGTCCATCCGGTGGTGGCGTCCGCGGCGCGGGAGGTGCTCAACAAGTCGGAGAATGAACGCTCGGGCGTGCTGTCGACCGCCATGTCGTTCCTCGGCCTCTACCGCGATCCGACCGTCGCCGAGGTCACCTCGCGGTCCGATTGGCGGATCGCGGACCTGGTCGAGGGCAAGTCACCGGTCTCCCTCTATTTGGTGGTGCCGCCCTCGGACATCAGCCGCACCAAGCCTCTGGTCCGCCTCGTCCTCAATCAGATCGGCCGTCGTCTGACCGAGCGCCTCCATGCCGAGAAGGCTGGTGGTCGGCACAAGCTGCTGATGATGCTGGACGAGTTTCCGGCGCTCGGCCGGCTCGACTTCTTCGAAACCAGCCTCGCCTTCATGGCCGGCTATGGCGTGCGCGCCTTCCTGATCGCGCAGAGCCTAAACCAGATCGAGAAGGCGTATGGCGAGCACAACTCGATCCTCGACAACTGCCATGTCCGCATTGCGTTTGCGACCAATGACGAGCGTACCGCCAAGCGGATTTCCGATGCACTCGGCACCGCCACCGAGCAGCGCGCGATGCGCAACTATGCCGGGCACCGCCTCGCACCCTGGCTCGCCCATGTTATGGTCAGCCGTCAGGAGACCGCCCGCGCGCTGCTGACGCCCGGCGAAGTCATGCAGCTGCCACCCAGCGACGAGTTGGTCCTGATCGCCGGCACGCCGCCGATCCGCGCAAAGAAGCTGCGCTATTTCGAAGACACGAGCTTCACTTCGCGCGTCCTGCCGCCACCGCTGCTGATGATCGGCGCCTATGCCGATCGCCCGCTTTCGCGCGCCGACGACTGGAACGGCGTCGTTCGCGGCGTTGATGCCCGCCTTGCAGGCGACGAGGAGACGGACGGGAACGCCGCGTCCGGCGGCCTCGAGCAGGCTCGGCATCCGGCACTCGAACCGGAAAAGCCGGTCGAGCCCGAGCCCGCCACCGCCGATCCGCTCGGACTTGGCGACGACGATAGCGATCCGGCCGGTGAAAAGCGTGCGATGTACCATGCCCAGACGCTCGGCGCCGCCCGCACCGTCTACGCGATCGACGCGGCCGGCGGCCGCGCGAACGACCTGCAGCTGGATCTGTGA
- a CDS encoding TrbC/VirB2 family protein has translation MRVSRTSESRSHFLVGAALGLALTIASQAQAAGSGMPWEQPLQQVLESVQGPVAKIVAVIIIIVTGLTLAFGETAGGFRKLIQIIFGLSIAFAASSFFLSFFSFGGGALIS, from the coding sequence ATGCGCGTTTCCCGTACTTCCGAGAGCCGGTCGCACTTCCTCGTCGGTGCCGCGCTCGGCCTTGCCCTCACCATCGCCAGCCAGGCGCAGGCGGCCGGCTCCGGCATGCCTTGGGAGCAGCCGCTCCAGCAGGTGCTGGAATCGGTCCAGGGTCCGGTCGCCAAGATCGTCGCGGTGATCATCATCATCGTCACCGGCCTGACGCTCGCGTTCGGCGAGACCGCGGGCGGCTTTCGCAAGCTGATCCAGATCATCTTCGGCCTGTCGATCGCCTTCGCCGCTTCCAGCTTCTTCCTGTCCTTCTTCTCGTTCGGCGGCGGAGCGCTGATCTCGTGA
- the trbE gene encoding conjugal transfer protein TrbE — protein MLNLAEYRSRADRLADHLPWAALVAPGIVLNKDGSFQRTLSFRGPDLESATEAELMSACARANNVLKRFGTGWALFFEAERREALAYPDSEFPDAASWLVDQERRAAFVAEGAHYESRYHLTLVWLPAADSADTAGRSLVERPEAEKGRDWRAGLASFIAETDRALDLFSGFMPDIRALDDAETLTFLHGTVSGRHHVVAAPETPIYLDAVLADTPLVGGLEPMLGDHHVRTLTVLGFPNMSRPGILDALNHQDFAYRWVTRFIALDKSDATKVLTKLRRQWFNKRKSITALLREVIYNQPTQLLDSDADNKVVDADLALQALGGDHVAFGYLTTTITVSDRDRQAVKDKVRHVERIVNGLGFTTIREGVNAVEAWLSSLPGHAYANVRQPLVHTLNLAHLMPLSSVWAGPARNAHLDGPPLLHASTAGSTPFRLSTHVGDVGHMMVVGPTGAGKSVLLALIALQFRRYAGAQVYIFDKGFSARAAVLAMGGAHHALGLGADSGETLAFQPLRRIDDPSERSWAAEWIAALLEHEKVEVTPAIKDAVWSALGSLGSAPPEERTLTGLALLLQSNALRVALGAYTLEGPYGRLLDAAEQGLAFADIQCFETEALMGQAGVVAPVLTYLFHRLEERFDGRPTLLVLDEAWIFLDHPLFAARIREWLKVLRKKNVAVLFATQSLADIASSTIAPAIVESCPQRILLPNDRAIEPQGREAYARFGLNERQIELVSRATPKRQYYLQSARGNRLFELGLGPVALTLCGASDPESQKRIDALLAEHGSADFAANFLSDAGLDWAAALLRDFPAQSQE, from the coding sequence ATGTTGAATCTGGCCGAATATCGCAGCCGCGCAGACCGGCTTGCCGATCATCTTCCCTGGGCGGCGCTCGTCGCGCCCGGCATCGTCCTCAACAAGGACGGCAGCTTCCAGCGCACGCTATCCTTTCGCGGCCCCGATCTCGAGTCTGCGACCGAAGCCGAGCTGATGTCGGCCTGCGCGCGGGCGAACAATGTCCTCAAGCGCTTCGGTACCGGTTGGGCGCTGTTCTTCGAGGCCGAGCGCCGCGAGGCGCTGGCCTATCCCGATAGCGAGTTCCCGGACGCCGCGTCCTGGCTGGTCGATCAGGAGCGGCGCGCAGCCTTCGTCGCCGAAGGCGCCCATTATGAAAGCCGCTACCACCTGACACTGGTGTGGCTTCCCGCGGCAGACAGCGCGGACACGGCCGGGCGCTCGCTGGTGGAGCGGCCAGAAGCGGAGAAGGGCAGGGACTGGCGTGCCGGCCTTGCCAGCTTCATCGCCGAGACCGACCGTGCGCTCGACCTCTTCTCCGGGTTCATGCCCGACATCCGCGCGCTCGACGATGCCGAGACGCTGACCTTTCTGCACGGCACGGTGTCCGGCCGGCATCACGTCGTCGCGGCACCCGAGACGCCGATTTATCTCGACGCGGTGCTGGCCGACACGCCCCTGGTCGGCGGGCTCGAGCCGATGCTCGGCGATCACCATGTCCGAACGCTGACGGTGCTTGGCTTCCCGAACATGAGCCGGCCCGGCATCCTCGACGCGCTCAACCATCAGGACTTCGCCTATCGCTGGGTCACGCGCTTCATCGCGCTCGACAAGAGCGATGCGACCAAGGTCCTGACCAAGCTCCGCCGCCAATGGTTCAACAAGCGCAAGTCGATCACTGCGCTGCTGCGCGAGGTGATCTACAACCAGCCGACCCAGCTGCTCGATAGCGACGCCGACAACAAGGTCGTCGATGCCGATCTCGCGCTTCAGGCGCTGGGCGGCGACCATGTCGCTTTCGGCTATCTGACCACGACGATCACCGTGTCCGATCGTGACCGGCAAGCGGTTAAGGACAAGGTCCGCCACGTCGAGCGGATCGTCAACGGCTTGGGCTTCACAACGATCCGCGAAGGCGTGAACGCGGTCGAGGCCTGGCTGTCATCTCTGCCGGGGCACGCCTACGCCAATGTCCGCCAGCCGCTGGTCCACACGCTTAACCTGGCGCACCTGATGCCGCTATCCAGCGTCTGGGCGGGCCCGGCGCGGAACGCACATCTGGATGGTCCGCCGCTGCTCCACGCGAGCACCGCCGGCTCGACGCCGTTCCGGCTTTCCACCCACGTCGGCGATGTCGGCCATATGATGGTCGTCGGCCCGACCGGTGCCGGCAAGTCCGTGCTGCTTGCGCTGATCGCGCTCCAGTTCCGGCGTTATGCCGGGGCTCAGGTATATATCTTCGACAAGGGGTTCTCGGCGCGCGCGGCCGTGCTTGCGATGGGCGGCGCGCATCATGCGCTCGGGCTCGGGGCCGATAGCGGTGAGACGCTGGCGTTCCAGCCGTTGCGGCGGATCGACGATCCAAGTGAGCGCAGCTGGGCGGCCGAGTGGATTGCGGCGCTACTCGAGCACGAGAAGGTCGAGGTCACGCCCGCGATCAAGGATGCGGTGTGGTCGGCGCTCGGCAGCCTTGGCTCGGCCCCGCCCGAAGAACGGACGCTTACCGGTCTCGCGCTGCTGCTTCAGTCCAATGCGCTGCGCGTCGCGCTCGGTGCCTATACGCTCGAAGGTCCTTACGGTCGGCTGCTCGACGCGGCCGAACAGGGCCTGGCCTTTGCCGATATCCAATGCTTCGAAACCGAGGCGCTGATGGGTCAGGCGGGCGTGGTCGCCCCGGTCCTCACCTATCTGTTCCACCGGCTCGAGGAGCGGTTCGATGGCCGGCCGACCTTGCTGGTCCTCGACGAGGCCTGGATCTTCCTCGACCATCCGCTGTTCGCGGCACGCATCCGCGAATGGTTGAAGGTGCTGCGCAAGAAGAATGTCGCGGTGCTCTTCGCAACGCAGAGCCTTGCCGATATTGCGTCCAGCACGATCGCACCCGCGATCGTCGAGAGCTGTCCGCAGCGCATCCTGCTGCCCAACGACCGCGCGATCGAGCCGCAGGGCCGCGAGGCCTATGCCCGGTTTGGCTTGAATGAGCGCCAGATCGAGCTGGTCAGCCGGGCGACCCCGAAACGCCAATATTACCTCCAGTCCGCGCGCGGAAACCGCCTGTTCGAGCTGGGCCTGGGACCGGTCGCCCTCACGCTGTGTGGCGCGTCCGACCCCGAATCTCAGAAGCGGATCGACGCGCTCCTCGCCGAGCACGGCTCGGCGGACTTCGCCGCCAATTTCCTGAGCGACGCCGGTCTCGACTGGGCGGCGGCGCTGCTCCGCGACTTTCCCGCCCAATCACAGGAGTAA
- a CDS encoding alpha/beta fold hydrolase, producing MRMLLRSLVFAICCFAAVAMTPTAFAQPTPDAVGDWHGMLETPRGALTLIVSIARAPDGSLTGTLESPDQASGKIPETAVKVEGDQLSLDIPRIGASFKGHWVAGEQAWDGVFTQGTELPLKLTRGLPPARPVISGLDGAWTGKVNRNGVDLHLVLRVVTNERGTLVSFDSPDQLVYGVGVEGFSRDGSKIRFKVALVGAEFDGVLSDDRQHLVGSWTVPNRPLAQIDFARQSEAAVNAGPKRPQTPQPPFPYRAEEVAFDNGQEPGVHLAGTLTVPAGKGPFPTAIMITGSGQQNRDETILGHKPFWVIADYLSRRGIAVLRVDDRGTGKSTGDVANATSADFATDANAAFAYLRARADIRSDAIGFIGHSEGGMIGPIAMASNKQVAFLIMMAGPGTALDQLMVSQRRMISAGMGQSEAEIDRAAPVWAALFKAFKNGATFDAGRAAALAVLTPDAMKAIGVPANIDPQMVVSQIATPWFRYFFTYDPAFNLRAITVPVLAMGGSLDRQVPPKENLAAIRAALKDNRDATIVELPGLNHMFQTAKTGGVGEYATIEETVAPAALEKMTSWITARFSTK from the coding sequence ATGCGCATGCTCCTCCGATCGCTCGTCTTTGCGATATGCTGTTTCGCCGCCGTCGCGATGACCCCCACGGCCTTTGCCCAACCGACCCCGGACGCAGTCGGCGACTGGCACGGGATGCTCGAGACCCCGCGCGGGGCGCTGACGCTGATCGTCTCGATCGCTCGCGCTCCCGACGGCTCGCTGACCGGCACATTGGAGAGCCCCGACCAGGCCTCGGGCAAGATCCCCGAGACGGCCGTAAAGGTGGAAGGCGACCAGCTGTCGCTTGACATCCCTAGGATCGGCGCCTCGTTCAAGGGGCATTGGGTCGCGGGCGAGCAGGCTTGGGACGGCGTCTTTACGCAAGGGACCGAACTGCCGCTCAAGCTGACACGGGGCCTGCCCCCGGCAAGACCGGTTATCTCGGGGCTGGACGGCGCGTGGACCGGCAAGGTCAACCGCAACGGCGTCGATCTCCACCTCGTCCTCAGGGTGGTGACCAATGAGCGCGGTACGCTGGTCTCGTTCGATTCGCCCGACCAACTCGTCTATGGCGTGGGTGTCGAGGGCTTCTCGCGCGACGGCAGCAAGATTCGCTTCAAGGTCGCACTCGTCGGCGCCGAGTTCGACGGCGTCTTGTCTGACGATCGCCAGCATCTCGTCGGCAGCTGGACCGTTCCCAACCGACCGCTCGCGCAGATCGATTTCGCCCGCCAGAGCGAGGCTGCCGTCAATGCCGGGCCGAAGCGCCCGCAGACGCCACAACCGCCCTTTCCCTACCGCGCGGAAGAAGTCGCATTCGACAACGGGCAGGAGCCGGGCGTCCATCTCGCCGGCACGCTGACGGTGCCGGCGGGCAAGGGCCCCTTCCCGACCGCGATCATGATCACCGGATCGGGACAGCAGAACCGCGACGAGACGATCCTGGGGCATAAACCGTTCTGGGTGATTGCCGACTATCTCTCGCGTCGCGGAATCGCCGTGCTGCGTGTCGACGATCGCGGCACGGGCAAGTCGACCGGCGACGTCGCCAACGCGACCTCGGCGGATTTCGCGACCGACGCGAATGCAGCCTTCGCCTACCTCAGGGCACGGGCGGATATCCGTTCCGACGCAATCGGCTTCATCGGACATAGCGAGGGCGGGATGATCGGCCCGATCGCGATGGCTTCCAACAAGCAGGTCGCGTTCCTGATCATGATGGCCGGCCCCGGTACCGCACTTGACCAGCTCATGGTCTCGCAGCGCCGGATGATCAGCGCGGGCATGGGGCAAAGCGAGGCCGAGATCGACCGTGCTGCCCCGGTCTGGGCGGCCCTGTTCAAGGCATTCAAGAATGGCGCGACATTCGACGCGGGGCGTGCCGCCGCGCTCGCCGTGCTGACCCCGGACGCGATGAAGGCGATCGGCGTCCCGGCCAATATCGACCCGCAGATGGTGGTCTCGCAGATCGCGACGCCCTGGTTCCGCTATTTCTTCACCTACGATCCGGCTTTCAATCTACGCGCGATCACGGTGCCTGTGCTCGCGATGGGCGGAAGCCTCGACCGGCAGGTACCGCCGAAGGAAAACCTTGCTGCGATCCGAGCCGCGCTCAAGGACAACAGGGATGCGACGATCGTCGAGTTGCCGGGTCTGAATCACATGTTTCAAACGGCAAAAACGGGCGGCGTTGGCGAATATGCGACGATTGAGGAGACCGTGGCGCCAGCTGCGCTCGAGAAGATGACAAGCTGGATCACAGCGCGCTTCTCTACGAAGTGA
- a CDS encoding autorepressor SdpR family transcription factor, producing the protein MSSVFKALSDPTRRRVLQLLRKGPMSAGALCDHFDVSKPTMSAHFAVLREADLVHAEKAGKSVLYHLKLSVLEDALLGFANSLRLGASEQTHEKGWER; encoded by the coding sequence ATGAGTTCGGTGTTCAAGGCCCTTTCCGATCCGACGCGGCGCCGCGTGCTGCAACTCTTGCGCAAGGGCCCGATGAGCGCGGGTGCGCTCTGTGATCATTTCGATGTCTCCAAGCCGACGATGTCGGCGCATTTCGCCGTGCTGAGGGAGGCGGATCTGGTCCACGCCGAAAAGGCCGGGAAGTCGGTGCTCTATCACCTGAAGCTGTCGGTGCTCGAAGACGCATTGCTGGGCTTCGCCAACTCGCTTCGGCTGGGCGCCTCCGAACAAACGCACGAAAAAGGGTGGGAAAGATGA
- a CDS encoding CopG family transcriptional regulator: MVEKIRHQLFLPRDVSGRLEALAAKPGASKSAILADAVTAWLDRRGRSELEDRFGLRLDRLTAALGRIERDGQVLLETLALFVRYELAIHAPLAENDAAGRAIARERFDAFVAQVGRQIAAGRRTIGTPESDR, encoded by the coding sequence ATGGTCGAGAAGATCCGCCACCAGCTCTTCCTTCCAAGGGACGTCAGCGGCAGGCTCGAAGCGCTCGCCGCCAAGCCGGGCGCTTCCAAGTCGGCTATCCTCGCCGATGCCGTCACCGCCTGGCTCGACCGGCGCGGTCGCTCCGAGCTGGAGGACCGGTTCGGACTTCGCCTCGACCGCTTGACCGCCGCCCTTGGCCGGATTGAACGGGACGGTCAGGTTCTGCTCGAGACGCTGGCGCTGTTCGTGCGCTACGAGCTCGCGATCCATGCGCCGCTTGCCGAGAATGATGCGGCGGGAAGGGCGATCGCGCGCGAGCGTTTCGACGCGTTCGTCGCCCAGGTGGGACGCCAGATCGCCGCTGGTCGCCGCACCATCGGGACTCCGGAGTCCGACCGATGA